The Wolbachia endosymbiont (group B) of Gerris lacustris genomic interval AGCAGCTATTTAAATTCCATTGCTTAAAATGAAGCCTTTTTATTTACCAGAAAAGGCTTCATACTAGTATCCTCCCAGTATTAACTTGATAAGGCACAGTTTAAAAATATCTTGCAAGTTGATTGCAAAATCTTACAGCTATTTAATAGTGTTAAATTATTGGACAGTAGCTATATTACTCTACCTAACAATATGGAAGAGATGTATAAAGGTTATGGTACTAGCTACAGTGGCTATGAAAGCAATACTAAGTCTGGAATAAAGTTACAATTAGTTTTCGACTACATGAATCAGATAATAGACCAACTTAATTTAACGGAGGGAGTAAGATCAGACCAGGGATATAGGAAACATTTAAGTAATATATTAAGCAATGATTTGCTAATATCTGATCTCGGTTATTTTGTGCCAAGTTCTTTTAAACAAATCAATGAAATAGGAGCTTATTTCATAAGTCGTTATAAATCCGATACCAACATATATGATGTAGAAACAAATCAAAAAATGGAGTTATTAGAATGTTTAGAGGATAAGTTATTTTTAGAAAACGAGGTATTGTTAGGAAAAGAAGCAAAAATTAGAGTAAGAATTATATGTCAGAAACTAACTGAATATGGCCAGAAGAAGGAAAGCTAATAGATTAGCAAGATCGCAGGGATATACATCCTCTAAAAGAAATCAAAAATTGTTGAACTGGTCAAAACTAATGTTCCAGAAAATAAAATTAGTGCTGAGCAAGTATTAACGATTTACAGAGTAAGGTGGCAAATTATTTAAATTGTATAAAAGCCATATCAGACTTGATAAGCTAAAAGGAAAGCCATGCAGAGTATTATGTGAACTATATGCTAAATTGTGCGCAATTCTTATATTTCACAGCATAGTTGGTTGCACAGAAGTGAAAAAGAATACAGAACTTAGCTTAACAAAGGCATTTATTGAGCTAAAAAGGCGGGTTAGAGAGTTATTTTTAGCACTAAAGAATAAAGTTAATAGTTTGAAAGTTTTTCTTAAAAAGCTTACCATAACTTGGTCTCGATTTTCATTAAAAGACAAGTACAGAAAAACTAGAGTATCTACCTTAACTTCCCTGAATGAATTTACTTACAATCTCTTAACTTGACGCGTATGGTTTATTTAACACTCCCGTCTAGCATGTAGCTTTATACTCCTTCATCAATACAACATAATTTTGTGCTGACTGCATAATATGTTTAATTTCCTCATCTGACATTTTTTTGAAGAATTTTGCTGGCCTGCCAGCCCATACTTCACCACTTTTTATCACTTTTCCATGTGTCACCAGTGAACCAGCAGCTACCATAGCTCCAAACTCCACAATCGCATGATCCATTATGGTAGAACCCATACCAATAAATGCTTTATCATGCACCGTGCATGCATGTAATATGCAAAAATGTCCAACCGTCACCATACTACCAATAATCGTGTCGCCGCCTGGATTTCTATCTACATGAATTACGGTGCCATCTTGAATATTCGTTTCATCACCTATTTTGATTGATCCAACATCTCCTCTGATCACACAATTAAACCAGATACTCGCATTCCTTCCTATTTCAACGTTACCTATGATACGCACACCGTCTGCGATAAAAGAACTTTCATCCATTTTTGGTTCATAATCTTTGTATTTTAAAATGTGATAGCTCATAATTTAAATAGGGTTTAATACATACTTGGATTCCAGTAGTCAAGTTACTCGGGTAAAGATATTCTTGACTTATGAGCCTTATGCTCCTAAAGTCTTTATTTTTAGCTCTATTCATAATGTCAGTAACAGTACTTAGTGTGCTTCAAATAATATTAGTTGTTGTATTGGTAATTTTAGTGCTTCTGCAGCCACCTGGAAGTAGTTCATTAAGTGGCTTTAGTAATTCACAGCAGGGAATGAATTCAATAATTCCGGTAAAGTCTTCTGAAAATTCACTAAGTAGAATAACTTCTATAGTTGCTGGACTGTTTATTATAAATACACTGTTACTATCAGGATTATGTTCAAAAGATGTACATAAAAAATTAATTGAAGAGAAGATTATATCAGAAAAGAAGCAAGAAGGCCAATCAACTTCTGTTCCATTTGAAAATCAATGAAAGAAACCAAGTTTATCTTTGTTACAGGTGGAGTTGTTTCATCACTTGGTAAGGGTTTAGTTGCTTCAAGTGTGGGCGCACTTCTTCAAGCTCATGGATTCAAGGTTCGCATCAGAAAGCTTGACCCATATCTCAACATTGATCCTGGAACAATGAGCCCAGCTCAGCACGGGGAAGTATTTGTTACTGAGGATGGTGCTGAAACTGATTTAGACCTTGGACATTACGAGCGTTTTACTAAAATTAAAGCAACTAAGGATGACAATATAACAACTGGTAAAGTATATAATGAATTATTAAAGAAGGAAAGGCGTGGTGATTATCTGGGTAAAACTGTACAAGTTATTCCTCATGTGACAGATTTAATCAAATCTTTTATTTTTAATGATACGGAAGACTTAAATTTTGTAATATGCGAAATAGGTGGAACCGTAGGTGATATTGAAAGCCAACCGTTTTTGGAAGCTATACGCCAAGTTAATTATAAACTAGGAAAGCAAAGAGTTATCCTTATTCATCTAACCTTAATACCATATCTTACTGTAGCGCAAGAATCAAAGACAAAACCAACACAGCATTCAGTTCGAGAATTAAACTCTATGGGATTACAACCGGATATTATATTATGTCGCAGTGGAAAAGAAATTTCCGATAACCAAAAAGAAAAGATAGCCAATCTTTGCAATGTTTCTTTATCTAACGTAATACCTGCTCCTGATGTAAATCATATATACGAGTTACCGTCCTTGTATAATCAATGTGGGCTCGGGACACAAATTTTGGATCACTTTCACTTAAGTAAGCCAAAACCAAGCTTACCTGAATGGGACCAAATAGTACACTCTATGAGACATCCAACACAAGAAGTTATCGTTTCCATAGTAGGAAAATATACTGAATTTCCTGACGCATATAAATCACTGATTGAAGCATTAAACCATGGTGCAATTAGTAATAAAGCTAGAGTGAAGATAAATTGGGTCAACTCAAGAGAAGAGAATGGAAAATCTATAGATGCAAAGTTTATAAGAGAAAAATTACAAAATTCTCATGCAATCCTTGTCCCAGGGGGATTTGGTGATAATGGAGTAGAAGGTAAGATATTAGCAATAAACTACGCCCGTATAAATAACATTCCATTTTTGGGAATATGTCTTGGTATGCAGCTTGCAGTGATTGAATTTGCTCGCAATGTCATTAAGCTTGAAGATGTACACTCTGAAGAATTTTGTACCTGTAAGCACCCAATCATTAAGCTAGCTAGCGATAAAAACGTTGATCTTGGTGGGACTATGAGACTTGGAACATATAAATGTAATGTAAGTCCAAATTCCAAAATGGCAAATGTGTATAGTAATGTCACTATTTCAGAAAGGCACAGGCACAGATATATAGTTAATTTAGATTATAAAGATGATATAGAAAAGAATGGACTGATATGCAGTAGTATATCGGAAGATAAAACATGCATAGAGGCAGTAGAGTTAGAAAATCATCCATGGTTTATTGGTGTGCAATTTCATCCAGAATTTCAATCAAGACCATTTTCTCCTCATCCTCTCTTTACATCATTTATTAAGGCAGCTATTAATAATAGAATTTAATAGATAGGTTACAAGAGGTAAAATGCTTCCAGGATTTTTTTTAAGCGATGAGAATAAAATTAACTCTGGAACTACAATAATAAAAAAGGACTGCATAGATATAGAGAGAATACTAGATAAATTAGAAGAGGAACAAGCCATGGAAGATATGCTTGATATAGAGGAAATAGGTAAAGTAAAAGAAGTAAATAAATTTCAGTCAAAAAAAGAAGTAGAGAAATACTTAAAACAAGAAACATATGACTGGTATTTAAAGCAACTGAGCAAAATTCACAGCGAGCATAATTACGCTAATTTGAAAGGAGTTGCTAAGCTAAAACCAAGAAGTAAAATTTACAACTTGCGAGAGATAAGAAAATTTAAAAAAGAAATCATTGTAAATAAGTAACGAATGTTCAAGTACCAATACATGGAACTTGCCATAGAGCAAGCAAAACTTGCTCAGAAAGATGGCGAAGTGCCAATAGGTGCTGTAATAGTTAGTGGAAACAATATAATCTCCTCTGCACACAATATCTCTAATGATCCAACTGCACATGCAGAAATGTTAACAATTAAACAAGCATTTTCAACTTCCACGCTTTATGAAGCTGACATGTATGTAACATTAGAGCCATGCCCGATGTGTGCTCAAGCTATCTCTTTTGCAAAAATTAAACGGCTGTACTTTGGAGCTTATAATCCAAAAGGTGGAGGAGTTGAAAACGGCACTAGAACATTTCAATTCTGTAACCACATACCTGAAGTTTATGGTGGAATATTAGAAACAAAATGTTCTCTTTTGTTAAAAGATTTCTTTGAGAAACTAAGAACTTAGTTTAAGCTGTGTGATTATGATTATTGTTCTGTTTTGCATTAACTTGCTTTTTGTACGAGGTTATCACTTAAGCGCAGAAGTTGCTTTATCCAGCATTAAAACCTGAGAGTTTTTAAGCTTATGCATTCCTTTTATCCTTCAGAAAGTTTTTGTCTACTATCTTTATTCAGAAAAAAAATTATAAAATTTCTATAGTTATGGTATAATTGTAAATACCGCTTGCCAATAAGCTGAGTATAAAAATGCCGCTCGGACAGATCATTACATATAGCACGATATTACTTGCTATAATTGCAGTATTTCTCTTTTTGAGAAAAATATACAAAAATCACATTAGAAAAATTATATTTCCTCTAAAAGTTCTCAAAGAAGAGTGGGAAGAAAATAGAAAATTTAATGAATTATATCAAAAAAATAAGCAAAAAGAGTTGATGAAACAACAGGAAATGCTAAGCGAGAAGCAAAAAGATATGCAAGTTTACAAAGAAGATCTAGAAATAGTTGATATAGCAAAACCGCTAGGTAAATGGACAAAGATGGTTATGATGGGTAGTGGTTTAATGAAGCATTTTGCACAATTGATACACAGAGAAGGTGATAAAAAAGGATTTTGGGAGCTGTTTATAAAAGCTCAGTCTTCAACTAAGGGTAAACATAAAGGAAAAGGCAGATGAAGTATCCGTTGTATAACCTGGTTTCTGGCACTAAACTTCTTAAGTGTTATAGTCAGTCAAGTATAAGGGTGTCATCCCAGTGCTTGAAACTGGGATCCAGCTCTTCATGTAATCTAGTTAAAAATATTAATTTTAACATAAAGCAACTACTTTTATGCCAACCAGCTCAGCGTGCTTACTTAAAATTCCTGGATCCCAGTGTCAAGCACTGGGATGATACCATCTGCTACCTACAAACCCAATGTTCGTACAGTTGTATGTCAAACACTGACTGTTTGTTATGCAAGCTATCCAATGTTCATACACTGAAGTGTTTAGGCTCCAAGTTCTCTTTAAAGGTTCAATAGATGCTTGAATGTAAAAATCTATCCTGTGCTCGTAATAACAAAGTATTATTTAAAAACCTCAATTTTAAAGCTGAACCAAAATCAAAAATCTTAATCACTGGTCCAAATGGTAGCGGCAAAACCAGCTTAATCAGAAGTTTATCTGGACTTTTGCCGCCAGTGTCAGGTAATATAATGTACTGTGGAAAAGATATATATGATGATCCAAAATCCTTTATATCTTCCATGGTTTACGTAGGACATAAAAACGCCTGTAAAGATAGCTTAACAATTGGTGAAAACATAGAATTCTGGGCAAGAATACGGAACACTAGAGAATTAGTTATGGCAGCTGCTTATTGTTTAGAGTTGCAGCCTGTATTTAACATTAGATATGGTGAACTTTCTGCAGGCTGGAAAAGAAGAGTTGCGCTTGCTCGCCTTTTAATTTCTAATGCAAATATCTGGCTGATAGATGAACCTTTCTGTAATCTTGATAGCACAACATGTGAATTAGTATTGAACCTAATCTCAATACGCTCTGAGCAGAACGGTACAGTAATTATTACAGGACATAGCTCTACAGAACAATTGTGTGACTTTAAGACAATCGACATACGTGATTTTAACAGACCTCTTGTATAATTTTTGGCCTTATTGTACTTACATCAATAATTTATTATCACATTTAATATTACGCATTAAAATTAACTCATCTCTTTCAAAGGCTCTATATTAAAAATCGAAAGTCCAGAAGCAATGACATGTGCTAAGGCTTGGACGAGAAACATTCTTGCAGCGGTGAGATTTAAGTTATTCTCCAGTATAAACCGCATATTTAAATCACTTTTGCCATATCCCCATAAAACATGAAACGCTTCTGCAACTTCAAGTAAGTAGAAAGTAATTCTGTGTGGCTCACAAAGGCTTGCTGCAGTTTCTACCACATCTGGCCACTTTGCTAAGGTTTTTATGAGGAATAGCTCCCCATCTGTCCTTAAAAGTAAAGAGTCTGCTGTTGGGAGCTCTTTTGGAGCATTACGCATTAACGAATGAGCACGAGCATGAGCATATTGCACGTAAAAAATAGGGTTGTCTCTTGATTGTTCTTTAACTTTAACAAAATCAAAGTCCAAGACCATATCATTCTTGCGTGTTAACATTATAAAACGAGTGATATCCCTTCCAACCTCTTCCACTACATCCCTAGCTGTAAGAAAATTCCCTGATCTTTTGGACATCTTAACAGGTTTGCCATTATCAAAAAAATTCACAATATTATGCAGTTTTACTTCTATCTTTGCTTTGTTATCACTCAGTGCAGAAACGACTGCTTTGAGCCTTTTGACATAACCACCATGATCACTGCCGAGCTCTACGATCATATTGTTAAAGCCACGTGATATCTTATCGAAATGATAAGCAATATCCGATGCAAAATAAGTCCAGCTACCATCCTCTTTTTTTAGTGCGCGGTCAATATCATCACCAAATTTTGTGGAGCGAAACAACATTTCTTTTCTGGAAATCCAATTTTCACTTTCTTTACCTTTTGGTTTTTCTAGGTACCCTTCATACACCAAACCTTTATCAGATAATATCTTTATACTCTTTTCAATCTTGCCGCTTTTTTGTAATTCGTATTCTGAAGTAAAGACATCATGACTTACTCCAAGCAAATTCATATCTTCCTTTATGAGCTCTAAAATAGAATTTAAAGTATATTCTCTAATTATCTGATTGTCTTCCTCTTCTCTAAGCTCCTTGCCATATTTTTTAGCTAGTGCTTCCCCTATTGGTTTTAAATATTCACCTGGGTATAGGCCTTTTTCAATACTTATTTTTTCTCCCAGAGCTTCCTTATACCGCAAATATACTGATCGAATTAGCGTATCTATCTGCGCTCCAGCGTCATTAATATAGTACTCCTTAGTAACTGTATAACCAACTTTCTTTAGTAAATTTGCCAGAACATCACCAAATACTGCTCCTCTTGCATGACCAATATGCAGAGGACCTGTTGGATTTGCAGATACAAACTCAACATTGATGGCTTGATTATCTCCAATATTTAGAGTGCCAAAGTCTGTTTTCAGCTC includes:
- a CDS encoding gamma carbonic anhydrase family protein, whose protein sequence is MSYHILKYKDYEPKMDESSFIADGVRIIGNVEIGRNASIWFNCVIRGDVGSIKIGDETNIQDGTVIHVDRNPGGDTIIGSMVTVGHFCILHACTVHDKAFIGMGSTIMDHAIVEFGAMVAAGSLVTHGKVIKSGEVWAGRPAKFFKKMSDEEIKHIMQSAQNYVVLMKEYKATC
- the secG gene encoding preprotein translocase subunit SecG, with amino-acid sequence MSVTVLSVLQIILVVVLVILVLLQPPGSSSLSGFSNSQQGMNSIIPVKSSENSLSRITSIVAGLFIINTLLLSGLCSKDVHKKLIEEKIISEKKQEGQSTSVPFENQ
- a CDS encoding CTP synthase, with the translated sequence MKETKFIFVTGGVVSSLGKGLVASSVGALLQAHGFKVRIRKLDPYLNIDPGTMSPAQHGEVFVTEDGAETDLDLGHYERFTKIKATKDDNITTGKVYNELLKKERRGDYLGKTVQVIPHVTDLIKSFIFNDTEDLNFVICEIGGTVGDIESQPFLEAIRQVNYKLGKQRVILIHLTLIPYLTVAQESKTKPTQHSVRELNSMGLQPDIILCRSGKEISDNQKEKIANLCNVSLSNVIPAPDVNHIYELPSLYNQCGLGTQILDHFHLSKPKPSLPEWDQIVHSMRHPTQEVIVSIVGKYTEFPDAYKSLIEALNHGAISNKARVKINWVNSREENGKSIDAKFIREKLQNSHAILVPGGFGDNGVEGKILAINYARINNIPFLGICLGMQLAVIEFARNVIKLEDVHSEEFCTCKHPIIKLASDKNVDLGGTMRLGTYKCNVSPNSKMANVYSNVTISERHRHRYIVNLDYKDDIEKNGLICSSISEDKTCIEAVELENHPWFIGVQFHPEFQSRPFSPHPLFTSFIKAAINNRI
- a CDS encoding nucleoside deaminase — its product is MELAIEQAKLAQKDGEVPIGAVIVSGNNIISSAHNISNDPTAHAEMLTIKQAFSTSTLYEADMYVTLEPCPMCAQAISFAKIKRLYFGAYNPKGGGVENGTRTFQFCNHIPEVYGGILETKCSLLLKDFFEKLRT
- the ccmA gene encoding heme ABC exporter ATP-binding protein CcmA, translating into MLECKNLSCARNNKVLFKNLNFKAEPKSKILITGPNGSGKTSLIRSLSGLLPPVSGNIMYCGKDIYDDPKSFISSMVYVGHKNACKDSLTIGENIEFWARIRNTRELVMAAAYCLELQPVFNIRYGELSAGWKRRVALARLLISNANIWLIDEPFCNLDSTTCELVLNLISIRSEQNGTVIITGHSSTEQLCDFKTIDIRDFNRPLV
- the argS gene encoding arginine--tRNA ligase, which encodes MNIFKQVASLISSKLNELKRRGIINISAENFIVEPPSNKAHGDIYTNVAMVLAKHEKKDPIEIAEVLAKEFELFDEVAKVEIAGHGFINIHLKMEVWHGILKQINELKTDFGTLNIGDNQAINVEFVSANPTGPLHIGHARGAVFGDVLANLLKKVGYTVTKEYYINDAGAQIDTLIRSVYLRYKEALGEKISIEKGLYPGEYLKPIGEALAKKYGKELREEEDNQIIREYTLNSILELIKEDMNLLGVSHDVFTSEYELQKSGKIEKSIKILSDKGLVYEGYLEKPKGKESENWISRKEMLFRSTKFGDDIDRALKKEDGSWTYFASDIAYHFDKISRGFNNMIVELGSDHGGYVKRLKAVVSALSDNKAKIEVKLHNIVNFFDNGKPVKMSKRSGNFLTARDVVEEVGRDITRFIMLTRKNDMVLDFDFVKVKEQSRDNPIFYVQYAHARAHSLMRNAPKELPTADSLLLRTDGELFLIKTLAKWPDVVETAASLCEPHRITFYLLEVAEAFHVLWGYGKSDLNMRFILENNLNLTAARMFLVQALAHVIASGLSIFNIEPLKEMS